A DNA window from Candidatus Amarolinea dominans contains the following coding sequences:
- a CDS encoding hotdog fold thioesterase yields the protein MPIWLTPATPDALNALSTRTMSQHIGIEFLEVGDDYLKARMPVDERTVQPAGILHGGANVTLAETLGSVAGTLCIDPRQKMVVGLEINANHVRPTRSGFVIGVARPLHIGVTTHIWDIRISNEQDQPVCIARLTLAVLNRERASGGG from the coding sequence ATGCCCATCTGGCTTACACCGGCCACGCCGGACGCCCTCAACGCGCTATCCACGCGCACGATGTCACAGCACATCGGTATCGAGTTCCTGGAAGTGGGTGACGACTATCTCAAGGCACGTATGCCGGTGGATGAGCGCACTGTGCAGCCGGCCGGCATCTTGCACGGCGGCGCTAACGTGACGCTGGCTGAGACGCTGGGCAGCGTGGCGGGCACCCTGTGCATTGACCCGCGCCAGAAGATGGTCGTGGGTTTGGAGATCAACGCCAACCACGTCCGCCCCACGCGCAGCGGCTTTGTGATTGGGGTTGCGCGTCCGCTGCACATCGGGGTCACGACGCACATCTGGGATATTCGCATCAGCAATGAGCAGGATCAACCGGTTTGCATTGCGCGGCTCACGCTGGCGGTGCTCAATCGTGAGCGCGCGAGCGGCGGCGGCTGA
- a CDS encoding carboxypeptidase regulatory-like domain-containing protein, with translation MSHRFRTHPVMPAPRPLSSRHTHLSLIWLTLCLLMALLLSMTPTATQADQAPANRAPSPGAPPPEIALSVKNDTSAPLRQLASVSQTEHKIVAQPLLPLPKGQAGAKTRVFTTDAALQIAPVGAERLPGPLRSFEGIGNVDRLLPPDTNGDVGPNHYVQFVNISFAVFSKNGDLLFGPVNEATLFAGFGTGCEQYDSGDPIALYDHLADRWLLSYMAWPNALPGDVYQCIAISQSGDPLGAWHRYAFLVKRDKFNDYPKLGVWPDAYYMTANLFTNISFAGAGVWAFERLQMLQGLPARLVHFDLASVNPDFGGILPADLDGPPPPAGAPGYFAEVDDAGWIGPQDALRLWEFHVDWTAPSSSTFGQAGQPNLILPTAAWTPLPCVGVTRNCIPQPGAGDDAYLDAIGDRLMHRLVYRNFGDHATLLANHTVDAGNGRAGIRWYELRRTASAWEIYQQGTYAGDWSGSTAHRWMASMAMDGQGNLAIGYTASSPTVYPSVRYIGRRAEDPLNTLPRLETSFMEGGGSQASESSRWGDYSMMSVDPTDDCTLWYTSEYYPATTGYEWHTRIGAFQFADCPSAPHGSLSGVVTDAETAQPLSGALVNLSGYIAFSDAAGQYQFVALPAGSYTLQASAYGHANGTAPVTISDGATTTQDIALTPLPATIVSGHVTDASLREGQPLYARLQFSTPGYTRTVYSNPQTGAYQVNLLRGAAYQVVVTAVGNGYQTATRTITPTVASVTQDFALPVDATCSALGYGRSLVYSEDFEDDDGGYTTQGATSWAWGQPNSGPGRAHSGLKVWATNPNGAYLNGEDGYVVSPDIDLSAYAGSALFISWWQYLQSERGYDFARVAVSNDGGITWSKVYGEVSGNVDLAWAEHFVSLGADYAVRNFRIRFIFRTDYSVVGPGWYMDDVGIEVVPLPPTTTVYTQNFETNDGGFIKTSVRGASSWAWGTPTNGPGRAHSGSKVWATSLAGNYTDREDGFIVSPPLDLSSLAGRSARITWWQWLLTEPSSDFAALGVSKDNGVTWTRAYGPVSGSIDVIEWGKVSVDLDPSFDVSNFRFRFRLWTDSSAILPGWYVDDVSIQNAPLAPSRPCLSLPGSPMTGIARDANTNAGIIGATVRNETTGVAVSTLSTPDDPLLEDGFYTLFAAPGQTCFLATATDAYGSDRVCLDIPDGAVLAQDFHLPAGMLQVVPPAVNVGVAAGAPLSFTLTLSNTGALSLTFELLPINLPPPTAPAAENARPTVRPAAPVNTRPNNDPTRAALASGPPPDVPILAGGRIISSWPTQLPYAWGVGFDTTANDLWLSNIGSVGGDDRDYRFLPAGTPTTDSIDVSSWVGSFAADMAFDVLTNRLWQVNVGGDNCLHELDPATKISTGRRICPAFAASQRGLAYDPIADAYYVGSWNDRSLYVVAPDGRILRSIYTELDTSGLAFNPLTGHLFVMTNADSGLDVYVMDVAADFAVIGGFNVSSFAQFTQAGLDMDCSGHLWAVNQSTQRVYEIESGETDACSWMQIPWLTTSVLSGTLAAASSQAVVLTFDTNLAPGTYQAQLRVRTNTPYDANTVPITLTILEAASRE, from the coding sequence ATGTCACATCGGTTTCGCACGCACCCTGTTATGCCTGCACCTCGACCGTTGAGTAGCCGGCACACGCACCTGTCATTGATCTGGCTGACACTCTGCCTCCTGATGGCCCTGCTGCTCAGCATGACCCCCACCGCCACACAAGCCGATCAGGCGCCGGCCAACCGTGCGCCCTCACCCGGTGCGCCGCCGCCGGAAATCGCCCTCTCGGTCAAGAATGACACCTCAGCCCCATTGCGTCAACTGGCGTCGGTGTCGCAGACCGAGCACAAGATCGTCGCCCAACCCTTACTCCCCCTCCCCAAGGGCCAGGCTGGCGCCAAGACCCGTGTGTTCACGACCGATGCCGCCCTCCAAATCGCCCCGGTCGGCGCCGAGCGGCTGCCAGGCCCCCTGCGCAGTTTCGAGGGCATTGGCAATGTGGACAGGCTGCTGCCGCCTGACACCAACGGCGATGTCGGCCCCAACCACTACGTGCAGTTCGTCAACATTTCGTTTGCCGTCTTCAGCAAGAACGGCGACCTGCTCTTTGGCCCCGTCAATGAGGCCACCCTCTTCGCGGGCTTTGGCACCGGCTGCGAACAGTACGACAGCGGCGATCCGATTGCCCTCTACGATCATCTGGCCGACCGCTGGCTGCTCAGTTACATGGCTTGGCCCAATGCCCTGCCGGGCGATGTCTACCAGTGTATTGCCATTTCTCAGAGCGGCGATCCCCTGGGCGCCTGGCACCGCTATGCCTTTCTCGTCAAACGTGACAAGTTCAACGACTACCCCAAGCTCGGCGTCTGGCCGGATGCCTACTACATGACGGCCAATCTTTTCACCAACATCAGCTTTGCCGGCGCCGGCGTCTGGGCGTTCGAGCGCCTGCAAATGCTGCAAGGGCTGCCCGCGCGCCTGGTACACTTCGATCTCGCCAGCGTCAACCCCGACTTTGGCGGCATCCTGCCGGCGGACCTGGACGGCCCGCCGCCGCCCGCAGGCGCCCCTGGCTATTTCGCCGAAGTGGACGACGCAGGCTGGATCGGTCCGCAGGATGCCCTGCGCCTGTGGGAGTTTCATGTGGATTGGACCGCACCCAGCAGTTCCACCTTTGGCCAGGCCGGCCAGCCGAATCTGATTCTGCCGACCGCGGCCTGGACGCCCCTGCCGTGCGTCGGCGTCACGCGTAACTGCATTCCGCAGCCAGGCGCGGGGGACGACGCCTACCTGGATGCCATTGGCGACCGCTTGATGCACCGCCTGGTCTACCGCAATTTCGGCGATCATGCCACGCTGCTCGCCAATCATACCGTGGACGCCGGCAATGGCCGCGCCGGCATCCGCTGGTACGAACTGCGCCGCACGGCAAGCGCCTGGGAAATCTATCAACAGGGCACTTATGCTGGCGATTGGTCGGGCAGCACAGCCCACCGCTGGATGGCGAGCATGGCCATGGACGGCCAGGGCAACCTGGCCATCGGCTACACCGCGTCCAGCCCCACGGTCTATCCGTCCGTGCGCTACATTGGTCGCCGCGCCGAAGATCCGCTGAACACGCTGCCGCGCTTGGAAACCTCCTTCATGGAAGGCGGCGGGTCTCAGGCCTCCGAATCCTCACGCTGGGGCGATTACAGCATGATGTCCGTGGACCCGACCGATGATTGCACCCTCTGGTACACCAGTGAATACTACCCGGCAACCACCGGCTATGAGTGGCACACGCGCATCGGCGCCTTCCAGTTTGCCGACTGTCCCAGCGCGCCGCATGGCAGCCTGTCCGGCGTTGTGACCGATGCCGAAACCGCGCAGCCACTCAGCGGCGCCCTGGTCAACCTCAGTGGGTATATCGCTTTCAGTGATGCCGCTGGTCAATATCAGTTTGTCGCCCTGCCGGCTGGCAGCTACACCTTGCAGGCTTCGGCCTACGGCCACGCCAACGGCACAGCACCAGTGACGATTAGCGATGGCGCCACCACCACGCAGGACATTGCCCTCACCCCGCTGCCCGCGACCATCGTCTCCGGCCATGTCACCGATGCGTCCCTGCGCGAGGGTCAGCCGCTCTACGCGCGCCTGCAGTTCTCGACGCCTGGCTACACCCGCACCGTCTACAGCAATCCGCAAACCGGCGCGTACCAGGTCAACCTGCTGCGCGGGGCCGCTTACCAGGTGGTGGTCACCGCCGTCGGCAACGGCTATCAAACGGCCACGCGCACCATCACCCCCACCGTGGCCAGCGTCACGCAGGACTTTGCCTTGCCGGTGGACGCCACGTGCAGCGCATTGGGCTACGGTCGCAGCCTTGTCTATTCCGAGGATTTCGAAGACGACGACGGCGGTTACACCACCCAGGGCGCCACCTCTTGGGCCTGGGGTCAACCCAACAGCGGCCCCGGCCGCGCGCATTCAGGGCTTAAGGTGTGGGCCACCAATCCGAACGGCGCCTATCTCAACGGCGAAGATGGCTACGTCGTCTCGCCAGACATTGACCTGAGCGCATACGCCGGCTCAGCCCTCTTCATTTCCTGGTGGCAATACCTGCAGTCCGAACGCGGCTATGACTTTGCCCGCGTCGCGGTCAGTAACGACGGCGGCATCACGTGGAGCAAGGTGTACGGCGAGGTGTCTGGCAACGTGGATCTGGCCTGGGCCGAACATTTTGTGAGCCTGGGCGCCGACTATGCCGTGCGCAACTTCCGCATCCGTTTCATCTTCCGCACGGATTACTCGGTTGTCGGTCCTGGCTGGTACATGGATGATGTGGGCATCGAAGTTGTCCCACTGCCCCCAACGACCACCGTCTACACCCAGAACTTCGAGACCAATGATGGCGGTTTTATCAAGACCTCCGTGCGTGGCGCCAGCAGTTGGGCCTGGGGTACGCCGACCAACGGCCCAGGTCGGGCGCACTCCGGCAGCAAGGTCTGGGCTACCAGCCTGGCCGGCAACTACACCGATCGCGAGGATGGCTTCATCGTCTCGCCGCCGCTTGATCTCTCCAGCCTGGCCGGTCGTTCCGCGCGGATCACCTGGTGGCAATGGCTGTTGACCGAACCCTCTTCTGACTTCGCAGCCCTGGGCGTCAGCAAGGACAACGGGGTCACCTGGACGCGCGCCTATGGGCCGGTCAGCGGCAGCATTGACGTGATAGAATGGGGCAAGGTCTCGGTGGATCTCGATCCCTCCTTCGACGTGTCCAATTTCCGTTTCCGCTTCCGCCTTTGGACTGATAGTTCCGCTATCCTGCCTGGCTGGTACGTGGACGATGTCTCGATCCAAAATGCCCCGCTCGCGCCGTCGCGGCCGTGTTTGTCCCTGCCCGGCAGCCCCATGACCGGCATCGCGCGTGACGCCAACACCAACGCCGGCATCATCGGCGCCACCGTACGCAATGAAACCACCGGCGTGGCCGTCAGCACACTATCAACACCCGATGATCCTCTGCTGGAGGATGGCTTCTACACCCTGTTTGCTGCGCCCGGACAGACCTGTTTCCTGGCGACAGCCACCGACGCCTATGGCAGCGACCGCGTCTGCCTGGACATCCCCGATGGCGCGGTGCTGGCGCAAGACTTCCACCTGCCTGCGGGCATGCTGCAGGTTGTGCCCCCGGCGGTCAACGTTGGGGTCGCGGCCGGCGCACCGCTTTCGTTCACCCTGACCCTGAGCAACACCGGCGCCCTGAGCCTGACGTTCGAACTGCTGCCCATCAACCTCCCGCCGCCGACGGCGCCTGCAGCCGAGAATGCGCGCCCGACCGTGCGCCCCGCGGCTCCTGTCAACACGCGGCCTAACAACGACCCCACCCGCGCCGCGCTGGCGTCCGGGCCACCGCCAGACGTGCCCATCCTGGCCGGAGGCCGTATCATCAGCAGTTGGCCGACGCAGCTCCCCTACGCGTGGGGTGTTGGCTTCGACACCACAGCCAACGACCTTTGGCTGAGCAACATCGGCAGTGTGGGGGGAGATGATCGCGATTACCGTTTCCTGCCCGCAGGCACTCCCACAACCGACAGCATTGACGTCTCGAGTTGGGTCGGGTCGTTTGCCGCCGACATGGCATTCGACGTGCTGACGAACCGCCTGTGGCAGGTCAATGTGGGCGGCGACAACTGCCTGCACGAGCTTGATCCCGCAACCAAGATCAGCACGGGCCGCCGCATCTGCCCCGCGTTTGCGGCCTCGCAGCGCGGGCTTGCCTACGACCCCATCGCCGACGCCTATTACGTGGGTAGCTGGAACGATCGCAGCCTGTATGTGGTGGCGCCCGATGGTCGGATTCTACGTTCGATCTACACCGAGCTTGACACATCGGGCCTGGCCTTCAATCCACTCACGGGGCACCTCTTTGTCATGACCAACGCCGACAGCGGGCTGGACGTCTATGTGATGGATGTGGCCGCCGACTTCGCCGTGATCGGTGGTTTCAACGTATCCAGCTTCGCTCAGTTCACCCAGGCCGGCCTGGACATGGATTGCAGCGGGCATCTGTGGGCCGTCAACCAGAGTACGCAGCGTGTCTACGAAATCGAATCGGGCGAAACCGATGCCTGCAGTTGGATGCAAATCCCCTGGCTGACCACGTCGGTGCTGAGCGGAACCCTGGCCGCGGCCAGCAGCCAGGCAGTCGTACTGACCTTCGACACCAACCTGGCGCCGGGCACGTACCAGGCTCAACTGCGCGTGCGCACCAACACCCCGTACGACGCCAACACCGTCCCGATCACCCTGACCATTTTGGAAGCGGCCTCACGCGAGTGA